One stretch of Bombina bombina isolate aBomBom1 chromosome 7, aBomBom1.pri, whole genome shotgun sequence DNA includes these proteins:
- the RPL3 gene encoding 60S ribosomal protein L3, whose amino-acid sequence MSHRKFSAPRHGSLGFLPRKRSKRHRGKVKSFPKDDPSKPIHLTAFLGYKAGMTHIVREVDRPGSKVNKKEVVEAVTVVETPPMVIVGVVGYVQTPRGLRSFKTVFAEHISDECKRRFYKNWYKSKKKAFTKYCKKWQDDEGKKQLEKDFGSMKKYCQVIRIIAHTQMRLLPLRQKKSHLMEIQVNGGTIAEKVDWAREKLEQQVPISGVFGQDEMIDVIGVTKGKGYKGVTSRWHTKKLPRKTHRGLRKVACIGAWHPARVAFSVARAGQKGYHHRTEINKKIYKIGQGYHTKDGKLVKSNASTDYDLSDKSINPLGGFVHYGEVTNDFIMLKGCVVGTKKRVLTLRKSLLVQTSRRAQEKIDLKFIDTTSKFGHGRFQTAEEKKAFMGPLKKDRLAKEETA is encoded by the exons ATG TCTCACAGAAAGTTCTCAGCCCCCCGACACGGCTCTCTGGGGTTCCTCCCTCGCAAGCGCAGCAAGAGACATCGTGGCAAGGTGAAGAGCTTCCCCAAGGATGACCCCAGCAAGCCCATCCACCTGACTGCCTTCCTGGGCTACAAGGCTGGCATGACTCACATTGTCCGAGAGGTGGACAGACCTGGCTCCA AGGTGAACAAAAAAGAGGTGGTAGAGGCAGTTACAGTGGTGGAGACGCCTCCTATGGTCATTGTTGGAGTTGTGGGATACGTTCAGACCCCAAGAGGTCTTCGCAGCTTCAAAACCGTATTTGCTGAGCACATCAGTGATGAATGCAAGAGGCGATTCTACAAGAACTG GTACAAGTCCAAGAAGAAGGCCTTCACAAAGTACTGCAAGAAGTGGCAGGATGATGAGGGCAAGAAGCAACTTGAGAAGGACTTTGGCAGCATGAAGAAATACTGCCAGGTCATCCGTATTATCGCCCACACTCAG ATGCGTCTGTTGCCCCTGCGCCAGAAGAAATCGCACCTCATGGAGATCCAGGTGAACGGAGGCACTATTGCAGAGAAGGTTGACTGGGCCCGAGAGAAGTTAGAGCAACAGGTGCCCATCTCTGGTGTGTTTGGCCAGGACGAGATGATCGATGTTATCGGTGTCACAAAGGGAAAAGGCTACAAAG GTGTCACTAGCCGTTGGCACACAAAGAAGCTGCCCCGTAAGACTCACAGGGGTCTGCGTAAGGTGGCTTGTATTGGTGCCTGGCATCCTGCCAGAGTGGCCTTCTCTGTTGCTCGTGCTGGTCAGAAGGGCTATCATCACCGCACTGAGATCAACAAGAAG ATCTACAAGATTGGCCAAGGATATCACACAAAGGATGGCAAGCTGGTGAAAAGCAATGCCTCCACTGACTATGATCTGTCAGACAAGAGCATCAACCCCCTG ggtggTTTTGTTCACTATGGCGAGGTGACGAATGACTTTATCATGTTAAAGGGCTGTGTTGTAGGGACCAAGAAGAGAGTTCTCACACTGCGCAAG TCCCTCCTTGTACAGACCAGCCGTCGTGCCCAGGAGAAGATCGATCTCAAATTCATTGATACAACCTCAAAGTTTGGACACGGACGTTTCCAGACAGCAGAGGAAAAGAAAGCGTTTATG GGACCACTCAAGAAAGACAGATTGGCCAAAGAGGAGACTGCATAA